The following proteins come from a genomic window of Telopea speciosissima isolate NSW1024214 ecotype Mountain lineage unplaced genomic scaffold, Tspe_v1 Tspe_v1.0112, whole genome shotgun sequence:
- the LOC122647672 gene encoding probable LRR receptor-like serine/threonine-protein kinase At3g47570: MAATINETDDDDGLAVLAIKARITSDPFHVMSSWNESVPYCEWPGIICGGRQHPNRVRALRLPSNGLVGSLAPEIGNLSFLRAILLFNNSFHGEIPGEVSFLSRLRCLHLFNNSFEGEIPPNISRCSNLMELHLGYNNIMGKIPVELGSLSELQCLSLHFNKLMGQIPPSIGNLSSSLDTISAVSNDLSRSIPDSLGQLTRLTFLELSFNNLSGTIPPTIYNSLSSLVVFGVANNLLQGSLPPNLGFSLPNLWSFLFFDNQFHGPIPISVSSMSKLEYIVIGGNSFTRTVDIHFGGLSKLYWLSFYYNHFGSGEANDLKFVNTLTNSSRLTILDLQDNRFGGVLPNSIANLSTQMTNLYLLGNKIIGDILVGIGNLVSLQILCLSNNLLEGNIPTSIGRLQMPQKLYSGGNSFTGPIPSSLGNLTPLIELYLDDNRLQGKLPSIIGKCQYLLRLGLSGNSLHGVIPKEIFDLFTLIVLTLSRNSFSDSLPLEVGQVTNLEILDVSENMLSGEIPSTLGTCTSLEHLFMDGNLFQGSIPSSLSSLRGLQDLGLSHNNFFGLIPKYLGTFKFLQNLNLSFNHLEGEVSVDGVFQNLSAISVKGNNKLCGGIPELHLPACHTQKSKEDGRHHVFKLVVIICGCRGSLCLIFVIVFFIIYGRRKENKESTLFSIGARHFKISYAQLLKAADGFSSANLIGVGSFGSVYKGILNHGETVVVVKILNIRQRGASKSFMVECESLRNIRHHNLVKIIISCSSIDFEGNDFKALVYEFMPGGNLESWLHPHANGIQDDPRNLNLVQRLNIAIDMATALDYLHHRCHMQIIHCDLKPSNILLDRDLIAHLGDFGISKILSKTTSRFQNHTCSIGIKGSIGYIAPELLEMRPAVARNMDAVDTA; the protein is encoded by the exons ATGGCGGCAACAATTAATGAAacggatgatgatgatgggctAGCCGTGTTGGCCATCAAGGCTCGTATAACCAGTGATCCCTTTCATGTTATGAGCTCCTGGAATGAATCCGTCCCCTATTGTGAGTGGCCAGGCATTATCTGTGGTGGTCGCCAACATCCAAATAGGGTTAGAGCCTTGCGTTTACCGTCCAATGGGTTGGTGGGATCGTTGGCTCCAGAAATAGGAAACCTTAGTTTCCTTCGAGCGATTTTGCTCTTCAACAACAGCTTCCATGGTGAAATCCCTGGTGAAGTAAGCTTTCTTTCCAGGCTTCGTTGTTTACATCTATTCAACAATTCATTTGAAGGGGAAATCCCACCCAACATATCACGTTGCTCCAACCTTATGGAACTCCATTTAGGTTACAACAATATTATGGGGAAAATTCCAGTAGAACTTGGCTCCTTGTCCGAGCTTCAATGTCTTTCCTTACATTTCAACAAATTAATGGGACAGATCCCACCTTCCATTGGGAATCTTTCATCATCCCTTGACACCATTTCCGCAGTATCCAATGATTTAAGCAGAAGTATTCCAGATTCCCTTGGCCAATTGACAAGATTAACATTTCTCGaactttcttttaataattTGTCTGGTACTATCCCTCCCACTATATATAATAGCCTTTCCTCACTTGTTGTTTTTGGGGTTGCAAATAATCTACTTCAAGGGAGTCTTCCACCAAATTTAGGCTTCAGTCTTCCTAATCTAtggtcatttttattttttgataaccAGTTTCATGGACCAATTCCAATTTCTGTGTCCAGTATGTCGAAGCTTGAATACATTGTTATTGGCGGAAACAGTTTTACTAGGACAGTGGATATCCATTTTGGAGGCCTATCAAAACTATATTGGCTTTCATTTTACTACAATCATTTTGGAAGTGGAGAGGCCAATGACCTGAAATTTGTCAATACATTGACCAACAGTAGTAGATTAACAATTTTGGACCTTCAAGACAATCGGTTTGGTGGCGTGCTTCCCAACTCCATAGCAAACTTATCGACCCAAATGACAAACCTCTATTTGTTAGGAAACAAAATAATTGGAGACATCCTAGTGGGGATAGGGAACCTTGTAAGTTTACAAATCTTGTGCTTATCCAATAACTTATTAGAAGGAAATATTCCGACTTCAATTGGGAGACTTCAGATGCCTCAGAAACTCTATTCAGGTGGAAATAGTTTCACAGGGCcaatcccttcttctcttggaaaCTTGACACCATTGATTGAGCTCTATTTAGATGATAATCGATTGCAAGGAAAATTACCTTCAATTATTGGAAAATGCCAATATTTGTTACGCTTGGGCCTTTCCGGTAATAGTTTACATGGTGTCATCCCCAAAGAGATATTTGATCTTTTCACATTAATAGTGCTAACCTTGAGTAGAAATTCATTCTCTGATTCTCTACCTTTGGAAGTGGGTCAAGTGACCAATCTTGAAATCCTGGATGTTTCTGAGAACATGTTGTCTGGGGAAATCCCTAGCACACTTGGTACTTGTACAAGCCTAGAGCACCTTTTTATGGATGGTAACTTATTTCAAGGATCTATACCATCGTCTTTGAGTTCTCTAAGAGGTCTTCAAGATTTAGGTCTTTCACACAACAACTTCTTTGGTTTGATCCCAAAATATTTGGGTACTTTTAAGTTTTTACAAAACttaaatttatcatttaatCATTTGGAGGGTGAGGTATCAGTAGATGGAGTCTTTCAAAATTTGAGTGCAATTTCAGTCAAAGGAAACAATAAGCTTTGTGGAGGTATACCAGAACTTCATTTGCCAGCATGCCATACTCAAAAGTCAAAAGAAGATGGTAGGCATCATGTTTTCAAGCTGGTAGTCATCATATGTGGTTGTAGGGGCTCTCTATGTTTGATTTTTGTGATTGTTTTTTTCATTATCTacgggagaagaaaagaaaataaagaatccaCTTTATTTTCTATTGGGGCTCGTCATTTTAAGATCTCTTATGCCCAACTCCTTAAAGCTGCTGATggattttcttctgcaaatttgATTGGAGTTGGGAGTTTTGGTTCCGTGTACAAAGGAATTCTCAATCATGGGGAAACTGTTGTTGTAGTAAAGATCCTCAACATTAGACAAAGAGGTGCTTCCAAGAGTTTCATGGTTGAATGTGAATCCCTTAGAAACATCCGCCATCATAATCTTGTAAAAATCATAATATCTTGCTCAAGTATAGATTTTGAAGGCAATGATTTTAAGGCTTTAGTATATGAGTTCATGCCTGGTGGGAATTTGGAGAGTTGGTTACATCCACATGCAAATGGCATACAAGATGATCCAAGAAATTTAAACCTTGTTCAAAGATTGAATATTGCCATTGATATGGCAACTGCTTTGGATTATCTTCACCACCGTTGTCATATGCAAATTATTCATTGTGATCTAAAGCCAAGCAATATTCTTCTCGATCGTGATCTGATTGCACATTTGGGTGATTTTGGGATATCAAAAATACTTTCAAAAACAACAAGTCGATTTCAAAATCACACATGCTCAATCGGAATAAAGGGATCGATTGGATACATTGCACCAG aattattggaaatgaggcctgcggtTGCCCGTAATatggatgcggttgacactgcttga